The genomic stretch AATTTTACTCAGATAGTCGCGCTGTTTTTCCTGAAGCTCCGTGCGTGCCAGGAGATGGCTCATGCCCAAAATGGCATTCATGGGCGTCCGAATTTCATGGCTGACATTGGCCAGAAAAGTACTCTTTGCCTCGTTCGCTTGTTCGGCACTCTCTTTTGCCTGACGCAGTTCAGCGGTACGCAAGGCAACCGTTGTTTCGAGTATTTCGTGGTGGCTCTGCAATTCTTCGTCGCGTCGCTCGATTTCGCGTAGCATGTGATTGAAATTATCGACCAGAGCGCCGATTTCATCGCGACTCGTTTTCAGCACGCGAATCGCATAGTTGCGCGATTCGGCAATATCTCGCGTGGCGGTTGTCAGTTCCGAAATAGGTCGGGTGATGCGGGACGAAACCCGTACACTTACCATGAGACTGAGGAGCACGAAAGCAAGGGATACCGTGAAGGTCACAAAGAGCCCAGTCAGTATTTCTACCCATACCGAGGTGATATCCGCCGAGAGGGCAATGTGCCCAATGATATCACCCGAGAGCGTAATCGTGTGGTAAGCGTCGACGTTGACCGGGAATGTGTTGCGAACAAACGTGTCCAGTGCTGATGTGCCTAGGTAGCGCGATGGCGTTTGGGGGAAATCGGTGGCTTCGGCAAGCATCGTTCCGTCTGGAGCAATAAGGTGAGCCGAGTTCATATTCGGGTGGGCTTGCAAGGCGCCTAGAAGGATGGTGAGCTGTTGGCGATCGCGGAAAATCAGGGCGGTCTGGCTGCTTTGCCCGACAATCGCTGCCGTGGTGGAAAGTTGCGCGTGGGTGTCGTCATAGGCTCGCATTAACGATTGGGCGCTGAAGGTAATGCCAACAACGGTGAAGGTGAAGAAGGATGCGACTACCACTAGCAGAACAAGTTTTCGCGAAATCCCGAACGTCACCGTCGCCATGACTATTTCCACTGTCCATGGTCGTCCAAATAGCGGTCGATAAAGCGTTGTGGCAGAGGTTTGGCGGATTCGGGTACTTTGGGAGTATACATGTCGTGCACCCGTTTTGCGGTTTCACGCCCGATACGGTACGCCAGTTCTGACATGTTGGGAGCGGTTTCGCTGAGAGCGGGATAGATAGCATCAAAAAGACCAGCGTTAAATTGGCCAACCGCTGCGACATCGCCGTACCACAGTGTCATCCCGTCTGACGTGCGGATGAGGCGGATGGCGGTATCAATGAGCGCATCGTTATTCGCCTCTACAAAGGAACGGACGTGACCAACAATGATATATTTGAAACGCTCCTTGCGGGCATATTCAATCGCGTTGACCACTTCGCGTTCTTCGTTGGCATTCGGGGTGAGCGCAAACCAATCATTGTAGTCCAGCTCTTCGACGCGGAAAAATAACCGTTCTGTATGAAAGGCTTTTTCGACGGCCAAGGCCAGAAAACGACCGGAAAAACGGACTTCCCGTGAAGGTTTAAAGTTGATGATGGCGAGTGAATGCTCCTTGAAGTCGCGTGTCACCGAAGGGTACATCGAAATATACTCGTGCACGCGCACCTTGGCGTTATCGCCCGAGTATATTTTCCCGGCGCACCCACCAAGCACGGTGATACAGGCGAGACACATGAGCAATGCTATCGATTTCATGCGAGTCCTTTAGCGGCTTCCTGCCTGTTTAAGTGCCGTAATGGTTGCCGCATAATCCGGTGTTGAAAACACCGCATTGCCAGCGACAAAGATTTCTGCGCCAGCTTCCACCAATGTGCTGATGTTGTCCAGCGTAACACCGCCATCGACCTGAATTGGTATCCGCTTTCCCGTTGCCGCGATCATCTTTTGCAAGCGGCGAATTTTATCGAGTGAGCTGGGGATGAATTTCTGGCCGCCGAAACCGGGGTTGACGCTCATCAGCAGTACCATATCGAGCTCAGGGAGAATTTCTTCCAGCATAGTTAATGGTGTGGCGGGGTTGAGCGATACGGCGGCTTGTACGCCGTGAGCTTTAATCTGCTGCACAATACGGTGCAGGTGTGTCGCCGCTTCGGCGTGCACGGTCAGAATGCCCGCTCCGGCAGCAGCAAAAGCATCTATATATTTCTCCGGCTCGACAATCATCAAGTGCACATCGAGCGGGATCGAGGTGATTTTCTTGAGGGCTTGCACGACCAAAGGCCCAATCGTGATATTAGGGACAAAGCGGCCATCCATCACGTCGACGTGAATCAGGTCGGCACCGTGGCAGGCGTTAATCTCTTCGCCAAGACGGGCAAAGTCTGCCGAAAGGATACTGGGGGCAATTTGAATCATTCTTTCTCCTGTTTTTTCGTGTTTCCTTTATTCGCCAATCAGTGTGACGTCGCATTTGCTGGGTAAAAAGAGGGTAAATTCTGCGCCACCTTCCACATTTGCGGCCTGAATGGTGCCACACATATTGCGCTCGATAATCATTTTCGACATGTATAAACCAATGCCCGTCCCCTTCGCGGCCGACTTCGTGGTGAAATATGGGTTAAAAATGCGTGGGAGCACCGCTTCGGGAATCCCGCCGCCATTATCGCGAATGGTCATAATCGTATCGTTGTCGTGGCTTTGGCAGCGGATAGTGACCAGCCGTTCGCCGGCTTGTTTTTCTTCCAGTACATCACGTGAGTTATTCAAGATGTTCAGCAAGACTTGCATGAATTCCTGAGGATAGCCGTAGATAAAGCAGCCGGAATCACACTGGGCATCAATGGTAATATGGTGCATCTCAAATACGGGTTGTATGAGCGACAGCACCCGTTCGATACTATGCTTCAGTAAGAAGACGGTTTTTTCTTTTTCCGGCTTAAAAAAATTGGCGAAGTCGTCAATGGTTTTTGACATATAGCTCAGCTGGTTCGTAATTTTTTCGAGCGCGGCATCCAAGAAGGCATTCGTCACGGTTTTAGAATGAAAATTATCGACGACATCTTCGACCGTTAATCCGACAATATTCAGCGGTTGCCGCCATTGGTGGGCAATATTGCCAATCATTTCGCCCATTTCTGCCAATCGACTTTGGTGGATCACCATCTGATCTTTTTCCCAATTTTTCGCGACTTCCTGCTGCACCCGTTCTTCGAGTTGTTGGTTGATCTCGCGTAACTCCTGTTCGTGCTCAAGGCGCAGCACCATTTCGCAGTGCATTGCAAGGAGATTTCTGACCCGCGCCAGCAATTCAATAGCATTGATGATGGGCTTGCGCACGTAGTCGCTGGCACCAGCTTCAAAACCGCTGCGAAGCGTATCAAGGTCGGTTCTGGCAGTTGCCATGATCACCGGAATATCGCGCCACCGTTCATCCCCTTTAATCATCCGGCAGGCGGTAATACCATCAACCTCCGGCATCATGACATCGAGAATGATCAGGCTGACGGAATGCTTTTCAAGGATTTTCACCCCTTCGGCAAACGTAGAGGCTTTCTGAAGATTGGTATATCCTTGTTCATCAAGGAACGCTTCAATCAGGTCGGCATTGTCGAGATTATCGTCGATAATCAGAATGCAAAGATCGCTCAGGTGGGCGCTGTTCGGTGCAATGGAACTCATTCCTTCTTCCTCGCTAAGTAATTCCTGGCAAATTGTTTGATAAGGTTTTCCGCCGCAGGCCCTTTTTGCAGTACCCTCGCGCCAGCCAACCCGAGCACTTCAAGGTCGTTACGGGTCAAATCTTTCGCGGTCACGACGACCACGGGGAGTGTCAAAAACCGTGCATCTGCGCGCAGACGAATCAGGAAGTCAAACCCGTTCATCTCTGGCATCATCAGGTCTAAATAGATCACATCGGGCATAAAACCGCCAGCGAGGATTGCGAGTGCTTCGGTGCCGCTGGCCGCTTGACGAATATCTTCGGATTGCGCACTCAGCATATCGACCATAAGTTCGCGCATCTCTTTTTCGTCATCAACAATCAGCACGGAACCGAACGATCCCTGAATGTAACGCCCAAACGAGCGGAGGATATCTTCGCGCGAAAGGGGTTTTGACAGGCAATCAAGCGCGCCCAGTGCTTGGCCGCGCGAGTTGTCGGCAATATTGCTGACGACAACCACCGGAATAGCAGCGGTTTCAGGGTCTTTCTTCAGTCGTCGCAACACTTCCCAGCCATTCAAGCCAGGCATCATGATGTCGAGTGTAATGAGCGACGGGCGCAGCTCGCGCGCCATTTTCAGCCCTTTTTCGCCAGTTTCGGCGGTAAAAATTGTGAGCGAAAACTCTTGCAGGTAGTCACGGATCAACTCGCGGCTATCTTCCGTGTCGTCAATAATGAGCACGGAATCGACGCGGAAGTCGTCGTGGCTGATAGTTGTTTCGCGCGATACGTGCTCCTGTGGCAGGCTTGATTGCTTTGTTTCCCCGTCCACGTGCGTGGGAGCCGTCGGAAGCGCTACGGTAAAGCGTGAACCACGGCCAACTTCCGACGCCACGCGAATCGTGCCACCGAGCAGTTCAGCAAGATTACGCGAAATAGTCAGGCCAAGCCCCGTACCGCCATAGCGGCGCGTAGTGCTGCCATCACCCTGACGGAACGGCTGGAAAATCGTTTCGTGTTTTTCGGCGGGGATCCCGATGCCATTATCTTCAATAGTCATCAAAATATACCCTTCGGTGTTACGCGAAATATGGCAGACGGTTTTGCCATGCCCCGGCTCAACAAATTTGACCGCGTTGCCGACAAGGTTGAGTAAAATTTGTCGCAATTTATGCTCATCAGTCACAATTGTCGTCCCTTTCGGGAGCTGATTGTTGATTGAGAGCGTTATCCCTTTGGCGTTTGCCTGCGATGCAACCATATCAAGGGTCTGCTGCATCATCAATTCGGGATCAAGGGTCGCAAGGTGGACTTCCATCTTGCCGGCTTCAATTTTTGACAAGTCAAGAATATCATTGATCAAGTTAAGGAGATGATGGCCGTTACGGTTGATTTTTTCCATTTGGGAAAGCTCTTTTGCATCAAGGTGACCCTGACGGTTTTTGCCGAGAATATTCGAAAAACCGATGATGGAGTTGAGTGGCGTCCGCAGTTCGTGCGACATATTGGCGAGGAATTCGCTCTTCATGCGGTCGGCTTCGCGCAGCTGCATATTTGTCTCTTCGAGCTTCATGGATTGACGTTGGACAATGGCGTAGTTCATCGCGTTATTGAGCGAATGCGTGAGCGCGCTCATGTAGCCATCAAGATACTCCTGATCGCGCAGCGCGCCGACGCTGGCGAGCAAAATAACGCCAAGACGACTTTCCTGAAATATCAGGGGGATAGCGTGGATGTGGCGCATCGTAAGCGGCATCAGGCCAGTATCGATCACGGGAAATGCGGCCGGATCAATCCCTTCGATGCTCAGTGGCCGCCCCGCTTCGAGCGCCTGCAACGGCAAGCCGCGGCCAGAAGGTTCAAACAAGGCGTGTTGCAGTACCTGTTTATCGTAAGCGTGGCGATTAAGCGCTTTGAGGCGGCCTTCTTCCCAGATATAGAAAATGCCCAGTTGCGCCGCCGTGAGTTCGACGAGTTGCTTGATGGCCTTTCCCGCCAGATACGCTACGTCAACGGAATTAAGGCTTGAAAGGTAGCGGCTGAACATGGTGAGTTGCCGTTGGTCGGCAAGCAAGACGGAGTTTGCCTGTTCGAGAGCATCGGTTTTCTGGCGCACCCGTTCTTCAAGATTTTCGTTCAGCCGTTGCAGATCGCGCGTTTTTTGCTCCACAATCCCTTCGAGTTGCAACTGATGGTGTTCCAGCTGTCGTTTTGTGCGATTTAGCTCATCAGTTTGTTCACGGAGTTTTTCCACCATATCGAGTAGTTCGGCGGAGTATTTT from Chrysiogenes arsenatis DSM 11915 encodes the following:
- the rpe gene encoding ribulose-phosphate 3-epimerase, whose amino-acid sequence is MIQIAPSILSADFARLGEEINACHGADLIHVDVMDGRFVPNITIGPLVVQALKKITSIPLDVHLMIVEPEKYIDAFAAAGAGILTVHAEAATHLHRIVQQIKAHGVQAAVSLNPATPLTMLEEILPELDMVLLMSVNPGFGGQKFIPSSLDKIRRLQKMIAATGKRIPIQVDGGVTLDNISTLVEAGAEIFVAGNAVFSTPDYAATITALKQAGSR
- a CDS encoding hybrid sensor histidine kinase/response regulator, which gives rise to MSSIAPNSAHLSDLCILIIDDNLDNADLIEAFLDEQGYTNLQKASTFAEGVKILEKHSVSLIILDVMMPEVDGITACRMIKGDERWRDIPVIMATARTDLDTLRSGFEAGASDYVRKPIINAIELLARVRNLLAMHCEMVLRLEHEQELREINQQLEERVQQEVAKNWEKDQMVIHQSRLAEMGEMIGNIAHQWRQPLNIVGLTVEDVVDNFHSKTVTNAFLDAALEKITNQLSYMSKTIDDFANFFKPEKEKTVFLLKHSIERVLSLIQPVFEMHHITIDAQCDSGCFIYGYPQEFMQVLLNILNNSRDVLEEKQAGERLVTIRCQSHDNDTIMTIRDNGGGIPEAVLPRIFNPYFTTKSAAKGTGIGLYMSKMIIERNMCGTIQAANVEGGAEFTLFLPSKCDVTLIGE
- a CDS encoding response regulator produces the protein MRTFDTSHQPDFSGSVEIANGIYWVGEYLPGDPFQCHPYLIVNGTHSILVDPGSVLEREALLRKVQQLVPLDHIQFIILHHQDPDLCSLVPELETLIGREDLHIITHSRMTVLLKHYGIRSPYYCIDKEGFGINAGGLELTFHTTPYCHSPGAFVSYATREKVLFSSDLFGGADISWSFYADETYFEKIVSFHSAYMPSRDILNYSLRKIEALDIDLIAPQHGSIIRRPLIAPLITRMKGMECGLYIEEKYSAELLDMVEKLREQTDELNRTKRQLEHHQLQLEGIVEQKTRDLQRLNENLEERVRQKTDALEQANSVLLADQRQLTMFSRYLSSLNSVDVAYLAGKAIKQLVELTAAQLGIFYIWEEGRLKALNRHAYDKQVLQHALFEPSGRGLPLQALEAGRPLSIEGIDPAAFPVIDTGLMPLTMRHIHAIPLIFQESRLGVILLASVGALRDQEYLDGYMSALTHSLNNAMNYAIVQRQSMKLEETNMQLREADRMKSEFLANMSHELRTPLNSIIGFSNILGKNRQGHLDAKELSQMEKINRNGHHLLNLINDILDLSKIEAGKMEVHLATLDPELMMQQTLDMVASQANAKGITLSINNQLPKGTTIVTDEHKLRQILLNLVGNAVKFVEPGHGKTVCHISRNTEGYILMTIEDNGIGIPAEKHETIFQPFRQGDGSTTRRYGGTGLGLTISRNLAELLGGTIRVASEVGRGSRFTVALPTAPTHVDGETKQSSLPQEHVSRETTISHDDFRVDSVLIIDDTEDSRELIRDYLQEFSLTIFTAETGEKGLKMARELRPSLITLDIMMPGLNGWEVLRRLKKDPETAAIPVVVVSNIADNSRGQALGALDCLSKPLSREDILRSFGRYIQGSFGSVLIVDDEKEMRELMVDMLSAQSEDIRQAASGTEALAILAGGFMPDVIYLDLMMPEMNGFDFLIRLRADARFLTLPVVVVTAKDLTRNDLEVLGLAGARVLQKGPAAENLIKQFARNYLARKKE